Proteins from one Salvelinus namaycush isolate Seneca chromosome 34, SaNama_1.0, whole genome shotgun sequence genomic window:
- the LOC120028361 gene encoding RAC-beta serine/threonine-protein kinase → MNDISVVREGWLHKRGEYIKTWRPRYFILKSDGSFIGYKEKPEMSSDHSLPPLNNFSVAECQLMKTERPRPNTFVIRCLQWTTVIERTFHVESNEEREEWMRAIQAVANGLKTRVEEAPMDITFGSPSDCSGMEEMEVAMSKSRNKVTMSDFDYLKLLGKGTFGKVILVKEKATGMYYAMKILRKEVIIAKDEVAHTVTESRVLQNTRHPFLTTLKYAFQTHDRLCFVMEYANGGELFFHLSRDRVFTEDRARFYGAEIVSALEYLHSRDVVYRDLKLENLMLDKDGHIKITDFGLCKEGITDGATMKTFCGTPEYLAPEVLEDNDYGRAVDWWGLGVVMYEMMCGRLPFYNQDHERLFELILMEEIRFPKNLAPEAKALLAGLLKKDPKQRLGGGQEDAKDVMTQKFFTSINWQDVVERKLLPPFKPQVTSETDTRYFDDEFTAQTITVTPPDKYDSLDSEDQNQRTHFPQFSYSASIRE, encoded by the exons ATGAATGACATCAGTGTGGTCAGAGAGGGCTGGCTCCATAAGAGGG gAGAGTACATTAAGACGTGGAGGCCGCGGTACTTCATCCTGAAGAGTGATGGCTCCTTCATCGGCTACAAGGAGAAGCCAGAGATGTCGTCCGACCACAGTCTCCCACCCCTCAACAACTTCTCTGTGGCAG AGTGCCAGCTGATGAAGACAGAACGGCCCAGGCCCAACACGTTTGTCATCCGCTGCCTACAGTGGACCACAGTCATAGAGCGCACCTTCCACGTGGAGAGTAACGAGGAAAG GGAGGAATGGATGCGGGCGATCCAAGCGGTGGCCAACGGCCTAAAGACGCGAGTGGAAGAGGCTCCCATGGACATAACGTTTGGTTCCCCCAGCGACTGCAGCGGcatggaggagatggaggtggCCATGTCCAAGTCCCGCAACAAAGTG ACCATGAGTGACTTTGACTACCTGAAGCTGCTGGGGAAGGGGACGTTTGGAAAGGTGATCCTGGTGAAGGAGAAGGCCACAGGGATGTACTACGCCATGAAGATCCTGAGGAAAGAAGTCATCATCGCTAAG GATGAGGTAGCACACACGGTAACAGAAAGCAGAGTCCTTCAGAATACGAGGCATCCCTTCTTAACG ACACTAAAATATGCGTTCCAAACACATGACCGGCTATGCTTTGTGATGGAATATGCAAACGGAGGAGAGCTGTTCTTTCACTTGTCGCGGGACCGCGTGTTCACAGAAGACCGGGCACGGTTCTACGGTGCGGAGATTGTGTCTGCGCTGGAGTACCTCCACTCACGGGATGTTGTCTACAGAGACCTTAAG CTGGAGAACTTAATGCTGGATAAAGATGGACACATAAAGATCACAGATTTTGGACTGTGTAAAGAGGGAATCACAGACGGGGCTACCATGAAGACCTTTTGTGGTACTCCAGAATACCTTGCACCTGAG GTATTAGAGGACAATGACTACGGCCGAGCGGTGGACTGGTGGGGTCTAGGTGTGGTCATGTACGAGATGATGTGCGGTCGACTGCCCTTCTACAACCAGGACCATGAGCGGTTGTTTGAGCTCATTCTCATGGAGGAGATCCGCTTCCCCAAGAACCTGGCCCCCGAAGCCAAGGCCCTGCTTGCTGGCCTGCTCAAAAAGGACCCCAAGCAGAG GCTTGGAGGTGGACAAGAAGATGCCAAAGACGTGATGACACAGAAGTTCTTCACCAGCATCAACTGGCAGGATGTGGTAGAGAGGAAGCTCTTGCCTCCCTTCAAGCCCCAGGTGACGTCAGAGACGGACACCCGCTACTTTGACGACGAGTTCACAGCACAAACCATCACCGTAACGCCCCCGGACAAAT ACGACAGCTTAGACTCAGAAGACCAGAACCAGCGCACACACTTCCCTCAGTTCTCTTACTCCGCCAGCATACGGGAGTGA